GTGTCACATTCTCATACGATCCCTTATTTTCACTAACGGCAGTAACATTCCCTTGGATCCACTGATCTTGAACATATAGCAACAGCAAGCACAGCAAAATTAAAATTGTAGTGACAATGTGCAAGGGGGTAAATCCAGTTTCCAGGGGAACAGGACAGAGCGTTTGTAGAGAACCCAGTAGATAGTGTGGCTGAGGGCGCTGGCAGAGCTTGACGAACTGAACCAGGGAGCCTCTAAAAAGCATAGAAGACAAAAGGCCTCGGACAGGAGGTTCTATACAGCAGGTGACGATTGAGAGATGAGGAATCAGGTGCAGTGAGTAACTGACAGGGAGGAGCAGGAACTCAAACACATGTCCAGCCATCTAAAGCCATGTGAAGGCTTCTGGGGGAAACAGAAACTAATTTAGAGCTTCAAATTCTAATATGTGCAATTACTGATATACTTAGTAGAAACCTTATGATAACAATCAACAGCAAAAATCAATTCAGATTTCAGATCAATTTCAGTCCAGTTCCTAGGACAAAGTGCTTTACTATAGCATAGCATCCACATCAATGTAACTTTtgcatatttttattataatatttatatagtCACTCTATCACTTAAAAGTGCTATGTTAAATAAATAGGGCTTCATATTTAGTGAAACCTTTCAACAGTTGTCATTTGTTTAGTCATATCCTGTGAAAACATTATaaaccttggtggaggtatgcactctactgtgTGCTAATCCCTTTGTAAGACATCAAAAtatatgacctttgacccctacGCAGTGAATACTGTGACCTGTGGTCTGGTGTTGATGATATCTTTCGATTTCCAGTATTTATGGTGACATGATGACTCCTGAGCCTGCTCTAGTTACTGAATGAACAACAAAATAAGATGTAGTTGAAAACTCAGAAAAGCTGTTGAGTGGACCTCTGATCTTCAATTATTGTAGAGAACAGCCTGCATTTTGCCATCCAACACTCACAGACATTTACACTTCTCAGAGGTCATCTCCTCAGTGTGGAATCAACTGCCAGCTtgttggaatgtgtgtgtgtgtgtgtgtgtgtgtgtgtgtgtgtgtgtgtgtgtgtgtgtgtgtgtgtgtgtgtgtgtgtgtgctccacatgcacacaccctgGCCAACTGAACCTGCGTACTGATGTGGTCTGACCGCAGAATGAAAATGTGGTCCTCATTTGCGGAGAGCTGAGTGttgttctctgcagctctgtgcaaaCTAAGAGTTAAACGCATGCAGTGGTTTGCTTTGGATGTGCTGGCTGGCTTCCCATAATGATAATACCAGATCACTATTACTACAGTGCCTAGTAACCCTCCCCATTATATTCCCATCCAATACACATTACGGATGGGAATCTCCAACTTGATTCCAGTTTATTTCctttactttttaataattGTTGGTTTTTATCCCAAGTAGGATTTTACACACATCTTTGATGTAACACAGGGTCACTGGAATCAAATGTTCTCATCCCTTaactctcacagacacacactcacacacgcacacacacacacacacacacacacacacacacacacacacacacacacacacacacacacacacacacacacacacacacacacaagctcttaATGTCCCAAGTCTTGATTGACACATCTTTATTGTAGAGCTGGAACCTCCAATCGTCGTTGTCCAATCCAGTGTGAGGGTTCACACATACTGTTTAGtatgtctcttttattttttactgtataataaataattagTCATTCTTACTTGTTTGTCTCCACAAATGTATTTGGTGTCTTTacagtaaaatgtctttgtaaaATTAGATTTCTTATCAGTGTACAGAAGTGGTCTTTTGTGTTGGGTTTGATCAATATATACCTATATGTGTACTGCTATAACAATATCTCTAAAAAGATAAACCAAGACTTTATCTTTAGAAAAGTAAGATGATAAGTGTTTTAGATTGTGCACAAGTATGTAACTGATTCAAACATCATCAGATCATATGAATTATGTGTTTGctttcagaattttttttttgacaaaatgAGCCCTGTATTCAAAAAAGTGCTTTTGCAATTGTAGAAAAACTAACAAGATCCACGGATGAATGCTAATGTGAGTGGTGAGCTGCTGGATTCTGCCCCTTTGCAGCTGGATTGGATCTTTGAGTCTGAGCTGCTTAGCTGTCAAGATTTCATGATATCAAAGGTTTACACTGATTGTTTGAACTTTAAATGTCAGGTTTAAGTTTTGTGCCTGTGAGACAGTGTGCGTGTGAGAACCCCGTTTTCTCTGTGAAATATTCATCACTTTCCAAGGatttttcccccaaaataaTAGTGTTTGTGTAGGTTTCCATCCACAGCGTAAGATTGACAAATTCAGATCCACAAATGCACAGATGACGATTTCTTCTTACAAACACCACTTTTGCACAGAAATgcaagaatatatatatatatatatttttttttttctttgggcaagatgctgaactccAACTTGCctggctgtgctgacagtgtgtgagttttgtgtgatagagaaagtgttttgagtggtgatcaagactagaaaagtgccacataaatacagaccatctacCATTTAACCTGCTTCGTCTTTgtggtgtttgcatgttctcccttaATGGATTTTGTCCCACAGGCCAATGACACAGAGCTTGGTTAACTGGGGATTTGTCCATGTATCTGTGACTATCTGACAACTTGTCCAGCGTCTATCCTGATCAGTGTCAACTGGGAGAAACCCCAGCCCCCTCGAAGATAAGCTAGTTAGGATAATGGGTGGACCGACTATTTTTACTTCATGGAGTGGCCatgtcttatttgttttttctgtcatccAAAACCAGACATTTCCATTTTGTTTATTCTTACtctcctgttttcttctcttttaaatTTTCAGGCCACTTCATTTCAAAGCGTTTTGTGTTCAGGCTCAATACAATAAAGTGAACTTGACTTATACgccagacagacaggcaggcaggcagtcTGGCGCTGGAGGGATTGAATGTCCGGGGCTCCAGGGCAGCCTTCctgcctttttctcttttgtgatATCTCCAAGATGCCTGTCAAACTTTAGAGGAAGGCAGCAttgaggaaagaaagaaggggggggaaaaaactcaCTTTGTACTGAGGTTGTCAGCAATACTTCTTTGTGCCCCCCTTTctgaaggaaacacaaagagagtcACTAATCCAGAGCTCAAAGAGCGCTAGCCTTCCTGTGTAATTACAGAAGCAACACAATACTCTGTCCTATGAGCTATTACTGCTGCCACACGAGACGCAGGGCGAGCAGAGCCAAAGGTGGGGCGGGCAGGCACAATGGACCAGACCGAGATGGTATCAAGTTCGGTCAAATTACTATTAAAGGAATGCCTTggcatccaaacacacaaacacactggctCACACACATTGTGTAGTTAGACATGAACTTTCTATCCTCAGCCCAATCTCTGAGattcttctctctgctgatgGAAGCCAGTGCATTGCTGAGTGCTGATGTCACAGTCACCTCTCTCtaattttgtgttattttgtgccGGCAGCTGCAGCTGAGTAACCAAAATCTCCAAATTGCTTTTCTCTCCAGGGACAGTGAGCCCTTTCACCCTGGAAATCTGTGCTCGCCCTGTTGCACAGTCACAGGCCTTTCACAGGAGCTGCCTGCTGCATGGCCGAGGACAGAGGGCccttttcagctgctgtgcaacATCCAGCAGGGCTTCAACGCAACCTCTCACATCACAGTTGTGGTGGCTGTATGTGCAAGTCAGATATTGCCGCAGGAATCTGATTAGATTCAAGGTTGGAGCCAAAGACAATCATTTAGACTCCATGTTCCAGCTCTTCTGTGGCAGCTTGACTCCGTCTGCAAGAAAACTTCACACCTCTGCGCCACAGATGTGAAATTTGAGTTTGGGACATCAACAGTGAGCTGAGGGACATTTGAGGTGATATTTGAGGACACAATAAAATCAGGGAATGTGTTTCACAGTAAGGTAAACCATAACAACACACCACATTACAAGCTGCTCAAGAGAAGTAGATCCTCACGCTGTAGATATATCTAATTCAAATCTGATGATACTGCATATGACAATGTGTATCCCTGTCCAACCCAGGACAGATTTGCTCTGCTCAACATGATCACCATTAACCAGGATGATGAAACACCCCAGTCGAGATGCTGAGTTATAATTCGTGGTGGTCCAGATTATGATTGGGAACCAGTGCCAAGCTCTCCTCTGGTCTTCTCCCCTGGACAGGAACCACACAGAGCTGGAACCACACGCTCTTTATTTATCATTGGTCAGCCATGCAGGCGAAATCCCTCATACAGAGCGTGGTGGAAAGCCTCATTCCAGAGCTGACACAACCTTACTGCTCCCACTCCCATTTCTCTGGATGCCACAAATCCCATCTCTCTCATACTCTCAGCATCATGGTGTAGCCAGGGATTATGTTTTGTAAAATCTATAAAACTGGTATAAGTGGTGTCACTCTCACACAGGTGAAGGAGCAGAGTTGTGGTTTCAGAAGTGGTGGGCACACAAACTAGTGTCAAGATTTTGAAATTCTTCAAATTATATGATGTTCCAGAAAATtaataaacttttaaaactttttaaacagcCAAAAACCAGTTAAGTCCCGTTTAAATGACTAATGACTCTTAAAAGTACAATATTCCAATACAGTATTGAACGATATTCACATTACTGTATCTGTATTATTTACATCTATCAGTTATCATACACAAACTCTTGATTCTCTGAGGTGATTGATTCTGATGATGTGTGTTACATAGATAATAAATCCGATGTAATAGTTATAGATCCAGTGCCTGTGCAgcatataaacatatacatgTGTGCTGCAGCAGTCTGATTAAACATCActtcaacaacagagaaaacacacagaacactgAGTTCCCTTGAAacttaaataatttatttaccAATGAAACACCACAACAATACTGTGTTACAATACAGCATAGTGGATCACAataacatcatcattatcatcattaaaacaacaacaaatacacataaaaaatTACAGCTCTATCGTGACAGAGTTGGTGCCTAGCCTTCTTTCCTGCTACTCAGTAAGTCCACTGGCACTAAACACGGCCAGGGTCAGGACACCTACATTAACACTTCTTATTTGATAAGGGGGGGAAGGGAGGGCAGACTAAATAGGAAAAactagattttttaaaataggaAAAATTAAAACAGCATCAGTGcaatggtttattttttaattaaagaaacaaaaaataatgacTGACCGACAGCTCTTGCAGTGTAGAGGGTGAAATCAAAGTTTTCTGTTGGCAAGACAACACACTGATGACACTACCAAACATTACTAGAGTGACAGGTGGCAGGATCGTATCATTAAATAGTTCATTTTGATTCATTAAATAATCCCCCCTTCACAAGTCCCCCTCACCACGACACTTCCTTGTCACTGCTTTGCACTGTTAATGTATCCTGGACTTAGCCCAGCCCAAGATTGTAGTGATTGGtcggagaaataaaaacaagccaGAGATTTATTTGCCCCTATAGCAGAATGATAATGGCTGCAGCCAGATCGTTCTCCAGAGATGTGGAGACAGGTCTGAACATGCCACAACTTTTTACTTGACATTCAAACTATTGTTTGAACATGGGTCACATTTAGATATTGAGTCTGAAATGATCAGTTGGCAGTACCttgtacattttgaaatacCAAATGTTTGAAAGTAAAAGGTAAAGGTGCAACTGTTTGTTAACTTGTTTGCTGACTGACACAGGTGTTATGAATGATACCACAAATATTACATACTGTAAAATTAGGTGAGTTGCTTCGAACATATTACTGGAATTATTACCCTGCACGCCTGCATAGCCAGAAGCAGGGGATTGTTTTAttacccctgtgtgtgtgtgtgcgtgtgtttataAAATTTTGATTACCtatttaggaccttttccagcataatcACTGACCTAGTCAGGACCAGCAGACCTCATTGGGACCAAGGCCCAGCCCTAATGAGGCTAAGTGTTATTTCTGAGGTCTTGGTTAAGGgtagggataaggttttggttaggctgtccaccatgaatggaagtcaatggaAAGTCAtaataaggatagctgcgcaaacctctatgtgtgtgtgtgtgtgtttgtgtgtgtgtgtttacaatatAACCAAAACACACATGGACGGATTTTTTCAAAACTTGGTGGTTATGTTACATGGGAGGTTACCTCCAAAAGTTAAACTTTTGCAGACCATCAGTCGAAATTTAAGATTAacgaaaataaaaataagagacAATCCAAAGCTTATATGGATCAAAAGATTATTCCGTCATCTTGATGTCACATGACAAGTGATGTCATGAGAAGTCAGAAAATTACTTAATGCAGCTCAAAAATGCATCTTTCCAAGTAGTTCTGCATCCGAAGGAAAAATAGACACGACCAAAAGTTTACATcgatcaaaaaataaataatgatcaTTGGGTaggaatgacatcatcatcccTATGAAGTCCGAAAATGACACCATATAGTGTGGCAATTGTTTTTGTAACCAATAACTTTAGCAAGATGATCTGCGTCTTATTCAGATTAGCCAATCATTCATCAACATATGGTATAAATGACAATCCCACctattctttcattttcacttattaGGTTTTTATAAGCATCTTAAACATAATGGAATGGGAAGATGTTGAAAACGATGgatacaaaacaaagacaaacacagagatgagaATGTGGTGTGACTGCAGATGGTGAAttgggggagaggggggtgaAGTGGTGGGTGGTTGTTGGGGTGGGGCAATGTCTTTTTCAGGACAAATAGACGCTTATTATTTATACTTCCAGTGTTAGCCTTACTCTCGTGTCTCGGTGTGACAAGTTTCTGAGGTGGTGCATGTTGACAGGGCCTTCAGAATGCCAAAGGATATACCAGTACAAAAGCCCTGTCCGTGTAactgcatgtatgtatgtatgtatgtatgtatgtatgtatgtatgtatgtatgtatgtatgtatgtatgtatgtatgtatgtatgtatgtatgtatgtatatgtatgtatgtatgtatgttgtCACATTTAGTCCATGCCTTTGATACCACTGCAAAATCTAAAGATTATATCCTAAAATTTGTTTATTAAAGAATTaggaaatatgtattttaacagctgaaaaaaagaaaccctgCATGTAAATAAGGACTTCCTTTGAATGACCCAATAGGTGAATTTCTTTTCGGTTTAGTTTGGCTGATGACTATGCTTTGTATCAACTAGTTCATCACACCATCAACTGGTTCCCATTCCATTTAATCGGGTTTAGAAATACCGCGGTTGCTAGAAGGATATATTTCAACAATAAATCTGAACCCCTGTTATACTTAATGAAAAGCTCCTCATGTCATATGTAATTTTATTTAACTTGCTgtagaataaatatttattgtttgatttgtttggtcTCATAAAAAAATTATCCCAAATTCACTAATATCCTCTTTGGAATTGTTCTAAAGAAAGTTCCTAAAAAACCCTACATCAGATTCACGACGTGTCtttaaactgcagaattgttCTCACTTGTTCTTACATTGATGAATCCCACTGTCCTCATAAGTTGAAAGCATGAACCAGTTATTCCTATAAGCTGAGGTAAACGGCGAGAAATCACAGAAATATAAAGGGAAATTTAAGGAGTCAAGAATGCCTAAACGAAAATCTAAAGATGTTGGCGCATCGGATGTTAAAAGACGGTTATGTTTTATAGCGTCGGCAATGGATATAAAATAAAGCTAAATGAGacgcatacacacatacatacatgcagtAAAAGCTCTATTGGGAGAAAGTGGCAAAGCTGATGACgtaaaaaaaagggatttgATCTCAAATCTgaacttaaaagaaatattgtcaaacacagaaaagagaagGGGGAAAGGAAAAGGTAAGGGGAGGGGGACAGGATGTCCAGAGTTATCTGAGCTGGACGAGCGCTTGGGGACCATCACTGGAAACACAGCACTCGCGGGCGTACCGTCAGCTGAGCATCTGGACTAGAGCGTGGATACCTGCATAATTgggtttgaaaaataaatttcttCTTATGAACGGTTGGTTGGAAAGAGGCCCAATGAAATTGAGACTTGTGCAGCACTGAATGGCTGCTCTGGCTCTCCTCCAGGAGGGGGTTTGTTGGGTGTAAAAAAGCTGCATGTTGATGTTGGATGGCCAACAGCTCTTGACGATTGGACAGCCAAACATTACACTACAACCTGCTGCCTCGACCTGGACTCAGCCCGACCTGCTTTTATCAATATTAGGCATTGTGAACCTATGCCACCGACATAGTCCAGCGCAACTCTGTTTATTTCAGCCTTAAAGCATTGGTATCAAAGTCAGGTTTCTGGAGAAGCACTGatcatgtgtgttgtgtactCAATGAAGTACCACTGACTTGTTCTGTAATTCACACCCCTCCTGACTTTGCCTCTGTGTAAACACTGTACAGTAGAGTCATGGCTTGACTGTGTGtatgtcctgtgtgtgtttgtttgtgtgtgtgtgtgtgtgtgtgtgtgtgtgtgtgtgtgtgtgtgtgtgtgtgtgtgtgtgtgtgtgtgtgtgtgtgtgtgtgtgtgtgtgtgtgtgtgatgaggcaGGGGGGATAGTGTTGATGCTGGCCTGTTTGGGTTTCTAGCTGCACTTGCAGGACTTGACCTTCATATTAGAGAGCTGTTCTATTTTGGGGGTCTTGCCGATGTAGTAGAGGATGGTGAGGGGCTCCAGGTCCTGGGAGACGCAGCAGGGCGATGCTGAAGCTTCAGGGTTGATGGTGTTATAAAGGCCTAATACCTAGAGCAGAAAGATTACCATCAGGAATATAGTACTACAAGTTTACATTCAAGTTACTAACTGATCCCACAGACTGATACCTTGACCCTATCCCCCATACACTACCTTTGAATGCTGCGTGTCAGCACTCCATAGATATGGACATGCCCCGGCACAGAAGTTGGCCTCATATCCCTTTGGCTCATGGATCCACCTCCAGCCCAGGTCCTTCTTAAAATCGATGTAGAGTGAGCGCAAGCAGCAGTTGTCCTGCACATTTCTACAAAGAGATGCAGCAGGGAGGTTAGTCATGGTGACAAGTTCCTGTTTATACAAATAGTTTGTACTTTCTTTTGTATGTGCGGTCATCATTTCTATCAGTATAAATCACTGTAGTCAAGGTTACTCCTGCTTTTTGAATTTTCCATAtctgttaaaggagacatattgtgcttttttcagtttttcccttttcctctagtgtgttatgaaggtttttgtgtatgtaaaagttctgtggtgaagggagctcctctcccacacagaaaacacttctcCAGAGGCTCCTGCGATGCCTTGTCAGTGGCCTGGCTGATACCACTGTGGAGTCATGATGTCATGTCATAAATCTTGAAAATGGACACCTAGCCatgccccctaacaaagccgAGTAAAGCGAGAGCACAAGACGACATTTCCTATAAACAGTGGAAGTGGTTGTCCAATCACAACAGTGGGTGCCAGTCGGTTCAACCAGAGCCGACTAGGCCTTTTAGGGAGGGGGGCCTCTCAGAGACAGGGGCTAAAATCAAtggtttcagacagaggctaaaaggggagctgcagcaatggacagtatgtGCGAAATTATGCATTCTCTGAACAGTCCATGTGAACTTTTAAACAAGTAATAATCTAAATTTAAACTATGAACCTAAATATATGAGCAGAATGTGTCTCattgaaattttaaaaacactacATTATGCACAACATGCACTGtctcctgacacacactgtgacataGACCAGGACTGCAGTCAAATGTGACTCTGTcagttgtgtgttgtttctgttcagaaaggtgattgtgtgtgtgtgtgtgtaatgacacTAAGAGTAAGTCCCAGGTTATTACTTGGAGCAGTAGGCGGCATCCAGGGCCCTCTTGGATCTATGGTTCTTGTGCCGGGACTGGGACTCCAGCCGGTATGAAGGGAGAAGCATGAGGAGAAGGTGTGGAGCCCGGGCACTGTGCCGCCGCTTCTTAAATACCTTTAGGTCACCGCCATGAATGAAGCTGTCGTCAATACCTGCAAATACACAGAGTTATCAATGAGCTGCATCTCACTGCATACAAGGACATGTGTTAATCAACAGATCAAAATATCCGATTTAAATGAATCAAGGAAGTGTGTGGTAAAAGAATCTCAATGaagaaattaatgaatgaaatagATCATGTTGAAGATCTAGTCCCAGTAGATCTGTGTGTTTcaaaaacctaaataaaaaatgtattcataaattATACAACTTgcaatattcaaaatgttttttaacaaatcCCATGTGCAGATGTAAACCAACAATTCATGCCTCCTACTAAATTGTGCATAGCGTTAGTTCTGGCAGGTCACAAAGTCAAGCTCAGCTACAATCAAGAACgtcagctgacagcagcagatttcCATGCATTCAATTGGCAAAGCTCATATTGTGCACTCGCTCTACTCTTCCTGCTTCCACTGCAAGCCACTTCACAACCCTCCTCCACCCCAGCACCTCCTTTTCATACTGAATCTGACATAATcagcattgtgtgttttcattgatgcctgctctgttttgtcttttagctgctgctctccctgcctGAATTTCCTTGAAGACTGATGGCAGGGTAGAGAGGTGTGCTGTCCCTACCTTAGACTTTCCTACCTATGCATGTGGAAGGGCAGGTAGGTCTCAAAATAGAGCCATACCATCAAATATACCTTATTgcaattattaaaatgaaacacattttcacagaaGTGATACTGAAGTATATGCCAGAATCAGAAAATAGAACTCTGCAGGAAAATTGCTTTGTTGTAATTATAACCCTAAtaattagaaaaagaaaaactactaTAAATAGTaacaatattgaaaaaaaaattacacttGAAATGTGCAGAAAGTGAAGGACCTTACTTTCTGCACATTAGTGGGTGTCAGACCTCTGACATTGTTTACAGCAGGGTCCTGTCGCTGTTGTGTAGAGCAATACATTAACTAGAAGATGTTGCTTGTGGTTGCCAGTTTATGGAGATTGGAGGGCCAATAACAACCAAGCTGGTGTGTGATAACTCTGTGGAAATATAGTATGGACATAAGACCACAGCTAACTGGTCAATGTCTGGGCAGCTGCAGAATATGGCTACGGGTTATCGCCCTcaaccacacacaaacccaACTTTCCATATCCAGTCCAACCAATGAGTGATAAGTGTTATCTATAGATATAAGATCTTTACCCCTCACTGCTGTTAAAATCAAATATAGATGTTACCTAGCCATAGCAGGACAGGATAGGATAGGAAATTTAGACAGGACATTCTAATGCATTGCTGGCTTTGGTCTATCGATAGGATTCCTTGATAATAACAAAACATAGAATAACACCAGCGTTATGTTATTAGACTTGGACaacaatttacaattatttGAATCATATAACCTGCAAACCGTGCCTCCAATTCTTCACTCTTGTTGGGAATAATGTAGTTATTTGACGGCACAAATGTGCAGCAGGGGCAGTGCAGGCTGATCTTGAATCCACTGTTTCTGTCTTTAGAGAAAAAAAGGTCACGATGAAATTATGTCAGAATGTGACATGTGAGGTGCGTGATGAGGACGAGCGACAGTGATGAAGGAAATATGCACTCACCTCTGTGGTTCAGCCATTCACTCACTGCCTCTGTGACGTCAAAGGACAGccactctccctctgtttgCGTCCGCACCACCTTGCTGTCAATATACCGCTGTGTTGGGGAAGTCAGATCTTTGTGTCCTAAAATCTGCGGGGCAAACCAGAAGTGTAATAGGTCAACGTTGTGGCACAGACAATCTTAAATTCTTTAAATTAGTACACCTAAACTTCACTTGGACAGTTGAGAATGATGCCACACAATCAGGTGCGACAAATGTAGAAACTCTTTAATAGGTCTTAGTGGATAAGGAGAACTTGTGAGTGGAAGGATATGCAGGATATCTAGCCCTCCTGTTTCTTGGCATTCATGCTCCACATAGTTCATTATTTACCTCCATGTTCACCTCTAACCGCTGAACTTTGGTTTCCAGCACTGCAGTACTATGTAGAAATTTGTGGTAGTCATCTATGGAAAAGGGAGGGGGGTATCTTCCCGCTAATTAGCTTTGGCTAAGGACAACATATCCAGTCACTGGAGCAACAGCACTGTTGGAAAGCGGGAAGCCTAACATTGGTGAGatggatattattattatgatgtcATTATTGAGAGAAGAAAATGACTAGTGGAGCAGATAGGATGAGAACAAAAAGGCCATAGATGCAGCTAAATGTTACTAAATATGCAACATGTTCTCAAACGAGAACAGGAGAAAGCTCAAACTCTCTTGATATTGAGCAAATAACACAATTtgacaagacaaaaaaaacctccatgCAGAACTTACCTTTTTATGTTAGAACTGGGctgaaaacattcaaactaTACTGTAATTTTGTGCACTGGTGCTACAACCTCCCCCCCCTGAGGCTGTAGATCAACAAAGCCTCATATGCTTGCTCTTACTATCCTTGCACACCTCCCAAGTTTTTTATCTTGGCATGCACAGCGTGTATAGCACAACATGAGCTGGAGGCAAAAGTCTGTTAACTGCTCTGTCTCTACAAAAATCTCTATGACCCCCTCATTAATGAGGCAGCATAGGGATTCCCAGATGGCTCCTGGAGGGAGACTACAGAGACTGTTGGTAAAGATGAGGCATTCTTCAGGAAACTATGGAAAAACTTCTGTGACCACAGAAGTGTGCACA
Above is a genomic segment from Hippoglossus stenolepis isolate QCI-W04-F060 chromosome 8, HSTE1.2, whole genome shotgun sequence containing:
- the tgfb2 gene encoding transforming growth factor beta-2 proprotein; translated protein: MNLCIVSLLLTLDLATVALSLSTCSTLDMDQFKKKRIEAIRGQILSKLKLTSPPEDFPEPEEVSRDIVAIYNSTRDLLQEKANDRAATCERQRSEEEYYAKEVHKIDMYPFYPSENVISATHFNPYFRRLTFDVSSMEKNASNLVKAELRIFRLQNPVARVSEQRIELYQILGHKDLTSPTQRYIDSKVVRTQTEGEWLSFDVTEAVSEWLNHRDRNSGFKISLHCPCCTFVPSNNYIIPNKSEELEARFAGIDDSFIHGGDLKVFKKRRHSARAPHLLLMLLPSYRLESQSRHKNHRSKRALDAAYCSKNVQDNCCLRSLYIDFKKDLGWRWIHEPKGYEANFCAGACPYLWSADTQHSKVLGLYNTINPEASASPCCVSQDLEPLTILYYIGKTPKIEQLSNMKVKSCKCS